A stretch of Bombus huntii isolate Logan2020A chromosome 7, iyBomHunt1.1, whole genome shotgun sequence DNA encodes these proteins:
- the LOC126868004 gene encoding uncharacterized protein LOC126868004, which yields MEIMEDGNLVDRVRILLQRDMQYYQEMQTVLKEPLCSRISGGKLDFPRHASFVAVKIVTWWEADFQAAFKRHSGLTSLMENKSSAIVENEERVIKKISPSEFVLLVVDTADKLLEHLHLLIQESLDHADLTVLTATLGAAALIRNCLWCYNRQAKNLISPQSSEKLNTSYKCYHEMTEAVAERLLDLHCRLISLYILNEADSLSWHDTTSFFERERCSFVIQMWWLYMQGTKRDLWSTVSPKMAQRVFSGMLNESLSIIVTRFIYGRPSLARSEQFWADAFNVLCCTGYLALGACTSANEMIGMKLNRLPTAIRDIHAKCNELLICLLLRGTPLRELYQVFRFGLENLTILQPRREPAAWLLVCAPNLLGSVDSDIYISNLPKNRVAILELNVLRHQPQPNWPQLMKVLFMNDYAVAKILLNTLIYKCGNFTSKNDFDIFEETQSNGMNCGGFLCSGIMCNASMKVTSALGLYSLMYILTYIAQDPGCVIVTALKQIPDWSSYLDRQQVWNQSRPPWLNAILSPLKNMMHPIIELLLEAVRTGASIYQAMSLIIGCFAELYVTLPPAILKTVLALQDNIPAHCHPIGGNVLLHVLCASLYTALIEFSKTCETKIQGDSTSEGIDYLELNFFDPNDVSATVTTLAEAICSIDEDDKHTSQIDDFFQLVKKNVQTSNIDSCINETYNLFSVIEVHTDELLFTSSGRQALKVTHEFLIRASDLILNKLRQNDITKLVDDIPDMSPLFKPLTHIMFHIEDTAFDQFLIQYEKTNWRKMLTMPLSITIDHARSQLLSRPEFKNIGELIHEDREAACSLKKLCSSIKTAHFK from the exons ATGGAGATTATGGAAGATGGCAATTTAGTAGACCGCGTTAGAATCTTATTGCAACGGGACATGCAATATTATCag GAAATGCAAACTGTACTAAAGGAGCCCCTTTGCTCACGTATTAGCGGTGGAAAACTTGATTTTCCGAGACACGCGTCATTTGTCGCGGTTAAAATTGTTACGTGGTGGGAAGCAGATTTTCAAGCTGCTTTTAAACGTCATTCTGGTCTAACGAGTTTAATGGAAAACAAATCTTCCGCAAtcgtagaaaacgaagagAGAGTTATCAAAAAGATCTCACCATCCGAATTTGTGTTACTTGTTGTCGATACCGCCGATAAATTATTAG AACATTTACATCTGCTTATTCAAGAATCATTAGATCATGCAGATTTAACGGTATTAACAGCTACTTTAGGAGCAGCTGCATTAATACGAAATTGTCTGTGGTGCTATAATAGACAAGCTAAGAATTTAATTTCCCCGCAATCAAG CGAGAAATTAAACACATCGTATAAATGCTATCATGAAATGACTGAAGCTGTAGCAGAGCGATTATTGGATTTACATTGCCGCTTAATTTCGTTATATATACTTAACGAAGCTGATTCTCTCAGTTGGCACGATACTACGTCATTTTTTGAACGAGAACGATGCTCTTTCGTAATACAAATGTGGTGGCTGTATATGCAAG gAACAAAGAGAGATCTATGGAGTACCGTATCTCCAAAAATGGCACAACGTGTTTTTTCTGGAATGTTGAACGAGTCTTTGTCCATTATTGTTACAAGATTTATTTAT GGTCGACCGAGTTTGGCACGATCCGAACAATTCTGGGCGGATGCCTTTAACGTTCTGTGTTGTACCGGATATCTTGCTTTGGGTGCCTGTACAAGCGCCAACGAAATGATtggaatgaaattaaatagatTACCAACTGCCATTAGGGACATACACGCGAAATGCAATGAATTGTTGATTTGCTTGTTATTAAGAGGAACCCCTCTTCGAGAATTATATCAg GTATTCCGTTTTGGACTtgaaaatttaacaattttgcaaCCGCGTCGCGAACCTGCTGCCTGGTTATTGGTATGCGCACCGAATTTATTAGGCTCCGTCGATTCTGACATTTACATTTCAAATTTGCCTAAAAATCGAGTTGCAATTTTAGAATTAAACGTTCTTAGACATCAACCCCAACCAAATTGGCCTCAGTTAATGAAG GTACTCTTTATGAACGACTATGCGGTGgctaaaatattattaaacacTTTAATCTACAAATGTGGTAATTTTACGtctaaaaatgattttgatATTTTCGAAGAAACACAATCCAATGGAATGAATTGCGGTGGTTTTTTATGCAGTGGTATAATGTGCAATGCATCGATGAAAGTAACGTCAGCGTTAGGCCTTTATAGCttaatgtatattttaacGTATATAGCGCAAGACCCTGGTTGTGTTATCGTGACAGCTTTAAAGCAGATTCCTGATTGGTCGAGCTATCTGGACCGCCAACAG GTGTGGAATCAATCAAGACCGCCCTGGCTGAATGCGATTTTAAGCCCATTAAAGAATATGATGCATCCAATTATCGAACTTCTTTTGGAAGCTGTAAGA ACAGGCGCTTCTATATATCAGGCAATGTCGTTGATAATTGGTTGTTTCGCTGAATTGTATGTAACGTTACCACCTGCAATCTTAAAAACTGTACTTGCATTACAAGATAATATCCCTGCCCATTGTCATCCAATTGGTGGGAACGTCCTTCTCCACGTTCTCTGTGCATCCCTCTATACCGCCCTTATCGAGTTTTCGAAAACTTGCGAAACAAAAATACAAGGCGATTCAACCTCTGAAGGAATAGATTActtagaattaaattttttcgaCCCCAACGATGTATCAGCAACAGTAACCACCTTGGCCGAAGCTATTTGTAGTATCGACGAAGACGATAAGCATACTTCCCAAATCGATGATTTCTTCCAGcttgtaaaaaaaaa TGTACAAACGTCAAATATAGATTCATGCATTAACGAAACGTACAACTTGTTTTCCGTTATCGAGGTACATACCGACGAGCTGTTGTTCACTAGTTCTGGACGACAGGCTTTAAAA GTAACGCACGAATTTCTGATTCGCGCGTctgatttaatattaaataaattacgacAAAATGATATTACGAAACTTGTGGACGATATACCGGATATGTCACCTCTTTTTAAACCACTAACGCATATAATGTTCCATATCGAAGACACAGCATTTGATCAG TTTCTTATCCAATATGAGAAAACGAATTGGAGAAAAATGTTAACAATGCCACTTTCTATTACCATAGACCATGCACGAAGCCAACTTTTATCACGAccagaatttaaaaatatcggCGAATTGATTCACGAAGACAGAGAAGCCGCGTGTTCGCTTAAGAAACTTTGTTCTTCCATAAAAACGGCACACTTTAAGTAA
- the LOC126868005 gene encoding frataxin, mitochondrial produces MLLTRSITRSSIFRILSHDSVSKVINTCLIQEINIKYPKNIGYLVLHSKKYSNKSNNVKTFNYKLIAYLSSNSSVVFPITQELTPVEFERISDETLDSLTEYFDELIEQAAHLSDADVSYGDGVLTVKFGNTYGTYVINRQTPNKQIWLSSPKSGPKRYDFINGRWIYKHDGKTLHELLNSEIAAIIKNQTNFDKCSFSGKEREATTTDL; encoded by the exons atgTTACTAACTAGAAGCATAACAAGAAGTAGCATTTTTAGAATTCTATCGCATGATTCGGTATCGAAAGTTATAAATACTTGTTTAATACAAGAgatcaatataaaatatccaaagaaTATAGGTTATCTTGTATTGCATTCTAAAAAGTATtcaaataaaagtaataatgTAAAGACAttcaattacaaattaatagcTTATCTCAGCTCAAATAGTAGTGTTGTATTTCCAATTACACA AGAATTGACGCCTGTAGAATTTGAGAGAATTTCTGACGAAACACTTGATTCTTTAACTGAATATTTTGATGAATTAATAGAGCAAGCAGCACATTTATCAGATGCAGATGTGTCATATGGG GATGGAGTATTAACTGTCAAGTTTGGTAATACTTATGGCACTTATGTCATAAATCGTCAGACTCCGAATAAACAAATTTGGCTATCTTCTCCTAAGTCTGGTCCAAAGCGATACGATTTTATAAATGGTAGATGGATTTATAAACATGACGGAAAAACATTACACGAACTACTTAACAGTGAAATAGCAGCAATCATAAAGAATCAAACAAACTTCGATAAATGTTCCTTTAgtggaaaagaaagagaagcaACGACGACAGATCTTTAA